The DNA region cccagggaggagggagagtgtgtgggacagggatttacagatttgggggaacaaaagAGGAAAAAATGTTACAGAAAAACTAGAATTATCTTTTCAGAACTTCTATCCCAGACTTAGGTATCATTTTCCTAAATTTCTTTTGCAGGGtgttagaaggggagaatttgcAGATAAAAAGTACAAAAGCAAACATCACATCAATATTTAACAGAATCACCCGATTCGTCAGGATTTGAATATCATCAACCTTACACTGTGGAAGGAGGAGAAtgtctgttctgtctgtgggaaaagatttcaaacatcactgtgactggaaaagcaccgagacacacacacccgaatgagagtgttccagttaactgactgtggaaagagcttcaaccagttacacagcctgataaaacatcacaccatccacagcgaggagaaactgtacatgtgttctgtgtgtggatgaagcTTCAACTGATCgtgcaacctggagagacacaaggacaccggcaccatggagaaaccgtggaaatgtggggactgtgggaagggatttaattatCCATCCCGGCTGGAATACCATCGATGCACTCACACTGGAGCCAACATcacacacaggccactgaaatgtggggactgtggtaaAGTGACCAGATCCCCATCAgatctggaaactcatcgacgtggtcacactggggagagaccattcacctgcttcaagtgtgggaaaggatttgctcagacatccaccctgctgagacaccagcgagttcacactggggcgaggccgttcacctgctcccaatgtggcatgggattcactcagttatctcacctcactgtacatcagcaagttcacactggggagagaccatttagctgctgtgtgtgtgtgaagggattCACCAGTTTAACTAATCTCACTTCtcatcagcttgttcacactgatgagagactttTTAAATGTTCGGACTGTGGTAAGAGCTTCAAAAGCACAAGGGATCTACAGAGACACCAATACATTCACTCTAGTCAGAGCCCATTCTCCTGTTCTGTGTGCagtaagggattcactcgatcattcAGTCTCCtgcgacaccagcgagttcataccgaGGAGAGACCGTTCCCTTGCACTAAATGTGGAAAGCGATTCAGTCGGTCGTGCAGCTTGCAAAGACATCAACAAATTCACTCTGCGGAGAACCCATTCATCTGTTTCATCTGtggtaagggattcactcagtcaactctcctcctgagacaccagcgtgttcactctACAGAGAGGcctttcatctgctctgagtgtgggataggattcattcagtcattccaactgctgagacaccagcgaattcacactggagagaggccattcatctgctcccagtgtgggaagggatttactcagtcctatcacctactgagacaccagcgagttcacgagtgactgcAGGGTTGGATTCTGCTATTATTGCTCCTGTTAATCACATCCTGGACTGGACTATTTTCATTCTGACAGGGCTCATTCTTTTCATGATGTTCATAATTCCTGTGACTGCACTGGAGTTTAATATTTTCTCATAGTGTTAAGTCTAACAGCGTTTTGACTGTGTGTTGGGTAAAAGTttgaagtttcaaagtttatttattgttgattTCCCCAAGATAAGAGACAAATTGATGTCCTTGTTGTGATATGAAGTTGAGGAAATATACATACGAACAAGTAACCAGGATGTAAAGCAGCATGTGACTGAAGTGTTACTGGGGAGCACTTTGGGATCAATGACCATAATTCGATTAGTTTTAacatagttatggaaaaggataggtctggtccacaagttaaagttctaaattggggcttggccaattttgatggtattgtaCAGGAACTTTCACAAGTTGATTGGGGAAGGCTGTTCACAGGTCAAGGAACGTCTGGAATGTGGGATGCTTTCAGAAGCGAGATAGCGAGAGTTCAGGGCCAGCACCTTCCTGTTACTGTAAAGGACAAAGCCGCCAGGAGTAGGAAACACTCGATGACGAGAGATACTGAGATTCTGGTCaataaaaagaaggaagcatatgtcagGTACAGGCAGCTGGggccaagtgaatcccttgaggagTATCGGGAGTGCAGAAGTCCACTTAAAATGGTAATCAGGAGGCAAAATGGGAACATGAGatagctttggcagataaggtcaAAGAAAATCCAAAGAGATTCGACAAGTATAttcagggcaaaagagtaactagggagagaataggccccttaaagatcaacaaggtcatttatgtgtgaagccacaggagatgggtgagatcctaatggaatatttctcatcagtatttaccctGGAGAAAGACATGAAAACTTGGGAATTCAGGgatgtaaatagtgatgtcttcaaTGGCGCCCACCTTACAGAAGAcaaggtgctggaagttttaaaacacataaaggtagataaatctcaagGACCTGATCaagcgcatcccaggacattgtgggaagctggGGAAAACATTGTGGCACCCCCTAGCGtatatatttgtatcatcaacaaccacgggtgaggtgccagaagactggagagagGCAAATGTTACACTGTTATTTGAGaaaggcagcagggaaaagccagggaactacagactggtgaTCCTAatgtcagtggtgggtaagttgttggagggtagtcttagagacaggatctacatgcatttggaaagacaaaggctgattACGGATTGTCAGCATCGCTTTGTGCGTGGGAAATTGTGTCTTAAAAATTTAACAGAGCTTTTTGAAAGGGTGATCAAAAAaaatagatgaggacagtgcagttgatgttgtctgcatggacttcagcaaggcctttgacaaggtacctatGGTATACTGGCCAgttaaggttagatcacatgggatccatGGAGttataaatggacctaccttgcgctaagttgatctttctccgcaccatagctatgactaacactacattctgcactctctcgtttccttctctatgaatggtatactttgtacagcgtgcaagaaacaatacttttcactgtatactaatacatgtgataataatcaaatcaaaaattgaatacagaattggcttgctggaaggagacagagggtggtggaattaGAGCAAGAGATGGATGGTCAGTTCCCCTCTGTCCGGGGCTGGGGGATTCACACTCATTTCCCGAGGGCACTCATTATCACTGCAACTTTACAGGAGAAAGTCCCCGCTTCAATCCTGCCTGCAAACTTTGTGTTTAAAATTGTTACTGAGGAGGAATTAACAGTGAGTTTAGTTTCATGTTGAACAGGATGAGAATTACTGTTGTCTCCTTCTTAAAACTCCTTCTTCATCTTTAAACAGGTAACGGTAAGTCAGAGAAAACTATCCACAGTGACCCCAAAACTAGATACTGCAAATCTGACCTCGAAACAGTGAATATCTTCCCAAACTCAAAGCAGGTGAACAGCCCCTCCCCAATGTGAACTAGGTATACAGTGAGTTGAAATGATCCCCTGAACccagtctctcatcagtgtgaaaacATTGATGAGACATTAGTAATCCAcaattttggggtggcacggtgacacaatggttagcactgctgccacatagcgccagggacctgggttcaattctgccctcgtgtcaatgtctgtgtggaatttgcacattctccccatgtctgcatgggtttcctccgggtggcagACGGACGGTTTtagtttggaagcgagatcaatacgaggtagagggcggcgtgcggggaatgataaatgtggcgggtgggtggagagactttgtaaacatgttgttcaaacccaaaccccggaaatgaacttcccggtcccccccctttgtaccaaatggagcggcagcttgtagtgttagacccgggctgactgccgccattgaggctgcatgtgggaggccggcagggattgtgatcggagagggaagccctgacgtcacaatggaatgggtgagagtgtgacatcacaatggaatgggtgagggtgtgatgtcacaatggaatgggtgagggtgtgatgtcacaatggaatggatgagggttccagatgagctgagactgggctggagtcgggcgatggcactgacatgtggcccggtgacacagtggttagtgcagctgcctaacagcgccagggacccgggttcaattccagcctcgggtcgctgtctgtgcagagtttctacattctccccgtgtctatgggtttcctccgggtgttccggtttccttccacagtccaaagatgtgccggttagacggattggccatgataaattgccacttggtatcagggggattaacaggtaaatatgtggatagggcctggatgggattgttgtcagtgcaggctcgatgggctgaatggcctccttctacactgtattttattattcattattattaattaattactattctgatttccagctgtttctgagttttaactgtatcctctattgtgaacaccgaggcaaaatacttgttcaattcatctcccagctccttattttgcattatcaattcctggactcactttctatgagacagttaagaaatgaggtcgagcaagtgactgaagtgtcagtctgggagcactattgggaggttctatagctatattaagagtaagagggtggcgagagagagaatagatccccttaaaaatcagtatggccatctgtgtgtggagccacaggagatgggtgagatttttaatgaatacttctctgtgtttactgtggagagcaccatgggtgctaaagaaataagggaaacaagtggtaatgtcttgggcacacgcatgttacttgggaggaggtatctgcagccttataaaagcaaatttctgcggatgctggaatctgaaaccaagagagaaaatgctggaaaatctcagcaggtctggcagcatctgtgaggagagaaaagagctgatgtttcttgtctaggtgaccctttgtcaaagctctgaaacatcagttcttttctctccatacagatgctgccacacctgctgagaatggggagagagtgtgtgggatggagattgacagcttttggggaatgagagaggaaagaatgttccacagaacttgtctgttctgaatttctatcctgtactgacactgatgacttttggaaactaattttacaggatattgaaagaggaatcacaggccgaaatctcaaacgtcacgtctagacatgacagagtcatattccttgggacctcaacatcatcggactttgaatccagaaggagaaatgattgtccagtctgtcgatttgaaaagatttgaaatgtcagtgtgagtgaaaaagcatcaacacactgccacacttgagtgagtgtgttccaatgcactgactaaagagctttaaccagttacacagtctgaataaatatcacaccattcacagcaggtagagactgtaatcttgttctgtgtgtggacgaagtttcaactaattgtccactcaagagagaggtaaggacacctgcaccatggaaaaactatggaaatgtgcagactgtgggaagagatacagagccccatcggagctggaaactcatcggcgcagccacactggggagaggccgttcacctgctctgtgtgagaagggattcactcagttatccatctTACggatacaccagcaagttcacactggggagagaccgttcacctgctctaagtgtgggaagggattcatccaGTTATCCGTcctacagacacaccagcgagttcacactggggagagaccgttcacctgctctaagtgtgggaagggattcgcttgttcatccaacctgcggacacaccagcgagttcacactggggagaggccattcacctgctctcagtgtgggaagggattcactcggttatccaccctgcggacacacgaacgagttcacactggggcgagaccattcacctgctctcagtgtgggaagggattcactctgtcaacccacctgcggatacaccagcgagttcacactggggagaaaccattcatctgctctcagtgtgggaagggattcactctgtcaacccatctgcggacacaccagcgagttcacactggggagagacccttcatctgctctcagtgtgggaagggattcagtcagtcatccaccctgcagacacaccagcgagttcacactggggaggaaccattcacctgctctgtgtgtgggaagggattcactcagtcatctgaactgcggacacaccagcgagttcacactggggagaggccgttcacctgctctgagtgtgggaagggattcattcagtcatccaacctgcagtcacaccagcgagttcacactggggagaggccgttcacctgctctcagtgtgggaagggattcagagtttcatcccagctgctgagacaccaacaaattcacgagtgattccaggggttggattctgctgttattgtttctgctctcaattacatccaggactgcattttgttcattctcacagttggtcaatggggagggtcggagggtttctttctgctggactggccagtctcacgactttgcctccagtgggctgatgctctttgagtcttgttgcgaatacctggtttttagatttcacaaggatcacagagtgacaggatgttaggaagttatagaggtttacaacatggaaacaggcccttcggcccaacttgtccatgccgctcagtttttaccactaagctagttccaaaaggggcggcatggtggcacagtggttagcactgctgcttcacagctccagggacctgggttcgattcctggcttgggtcactgtctgtgtgaagtttgcacattctcctcgtgtctgcgtgggtttcctccgggtgctccggtttcctcccacagtccaaagatgtgtgggttaggctgattggccgtgctaaaaattgcccttcgtgtcctgagatgcgtagattagagggattattgggtaagtatgcagggatatggggggagggcctgggtgggattgtggtcggtgcagactcgatgggccgaatggcctctttctgtactgtagggtttctatgtttctaggttaATTGCCcgtattttgcccatatccctctttacccatcttacccatgtaactgtctaaatgcttttgaaaagacagtattgtacccgcctctactactgcctctggcaactcgttccagacactcaccaccacctgagtgaaaaactgcccctctggacccttttgtatctctcccctctcactttaaacctaaaactaagaacaagaaatgtatcgataaaatgattagagaacagagccaacgtttcgagtctggatgacacttcatacgagctgttatgaagggtcatccagtatcaaaacattagctctattctctctccacagatgctgccagacccgctgagattttccagcatcttctatttttgtttcagattccagcatccgcagtattttactcttctgataaaatgattagttctgattggaatccccatgaCCCTCCCGCaagacagagggagtggtggcaaaaggagaaaaaggataaggatgataaagactgcgttctgattctccgagcccatgtagttTTAACAAaacgagtgaaccagtttataaagaacagaagttacccatcgctaacaaaaactgattaattaaaataattagattgaggaagagaacaaaagaattaatagatgaagtttgaaatcaactttgttttgttgttcgagaagtttttaaaaattatgtaaagtgatgtaactgtgtgccaaGTGTTTTCTGTTCACTCCCCGCTTTAGgtcctgtagaaaagttaaccctttcagcagacagttgattttgtcatagaggtttatagcatggaaacaggccctttggcccaacttgtccatgccgccccttttttaacccctaagctagttccaattgcccgcgtttggcccatatccctctgtacctatcttacccatgtaacggtccaaacacttttaaaaattgaacccacctctactattacctctggcagcttcttccagacactcatcaccctctgtttgaaagaactgcccctctggacccttttgtatctctcccctctcaccttaaacctatgctctctagttttagactcccctacctttgggaaaagatgttgactatctagctgatctatgcccctcattattttatagacctctataaggtcatccctaaacctatgctccagggaaaaacgtctcagtctatccagcctctcctcataactcaaaccatcaagtcctggtagcatccttgtaaatcttttctgcactctttctagtttaataatatcctttctataatagggtgaccagaactgaacacagtattccacatgtggtcttcccaatgtcttgtacaacttcaacaagatgttccaacccctgtattcaatgttctgaccgatgaaaccaagcatgccgaatgccttcttcaccactctgtccacctgtgactccactttcaaggagttatgaacctgtacccctagatctctttgttctttaactctccccaacgcccaaccattaactgagtaagccctgccctggttcgatcaaccaaaatgcatcacttcgcatttatctaaattaaactccatctgccattgtcagcccattggcccaattgatcaagatcctgttgcaatcctagataaccttcttcactgtccactatgccaccaatcttggtgccatctgaaaACTTACGATCCATGCCTCCTCcattgtcatccaaatcattcttataaatgtcaaataacagtggacccagcagcgatccctgaggctatccgctggtcacaggcctccagtttgagaaaAACCTTCgacaaccatcctctgtcttccgtcatcaagccaattttgtatccatttggctacctcgcctggatcccgtgagatctaACGTTGTGCAACAACCTGTGgttccttgtcaaaggtcttgctaaagtccatgtagacaacatcaacttcactgccctcatctaccttcttggttaacccttcaaaaaacttaaccaaatttatgagacatgattttccactcacaaagccatgctgactgtccctaatcagtccttgtgtctctaaatgcctgtagatcctgtctctcaaagtaccttctgacaacttacctactacagatgtgaggctcaccggcctgtagttcccaggcttttccctgcagccctttttaaacaaaggcacaacatttgccaccgtccaatcttcaggcacctcacctgcgactatcgatgattcaaatatctctgctaggggactctCAATTTccccccctagcctcccacagtgtcctgggatacacttcatcaggtcccgggaatttatctaccttgatgtgctttaagacttccagcacctccttctctgttgtgagtacactcctcaagacatcactatttatttccccaagttccttaacatccatgcttttctgaacagtgaatactgatgagaaatatcactggaatatatacaaaatttcaggcaatgtagtggaagacatgccctgtctacatcaacggtgacaaagtggaaatggttgagagctcaagtttctaggtgttcagatcacaataa from Mustelus asterias unplaced genomic scaffold, sMusAst1.hap1.1 HAP1_SCAFFOLD_47, whole genome shotgun sequence includes:
- the LOC144483150 gene encoding uncharacterized protein LOC144483150 — its product is MEKPWKCGDCGKGFNYPSRLEYHRCTHTGANITHRPLKCGDCGKVTRSPSDLETHRRGHTGERPFTCFKCGKGFAQTSTLLRHQRVHTGARPFTCSQCGMGFTQLSHLTVHQQVHTGERPFSCCVCVKGFTSLTNLTSHQLVHTDERLFKCSDCGKSFKSTRDLQRHQYIHSSQSPFSCSVCSKGFTRSFSLLRHQRVHTEERPFPCTKCGKRFSRSCSLQRHQQIHSAENPFICFICGKGFTQSTLLLRHQRVHSTERPFICSECGIGFIQSFQLLRHQRIHTGERPFICSQCGKGFTQSYHLLRHQRVHE